From one Lineus longissimus chromosome 3, tnLinLong1.2, whole genome shotgun sequence genomic stretch:
- the LOC135484436 gene encoding protein c-Fos-like encodes MYKRPMSSLSESSCTSDQPPSPASLDMDFDDPKLTSAMIEATRTNTMTPIIKQEIRSAIQIKRLKKGKDELVVSLEPKSEREVLSSEDKRKRQLRKERNRVAAQKCRMKRKAKADVLVDESKDLESKNKHLWNTISELEEEKNKLLDMLKCHTPFCLDPPLITADRNLANTFAANPVRKPRLDSIGTCSSTSFDTEGPLSPDLDDSESSDDTCSRNGSVTTGDQYIPQGNLFETIDAGDLALNW; translated from the exons ATGTATAAACGACCCATGTCATCCTTGAGCGAAAGTTCGTGCACCAGTGACCAGCCGCCATCACCCGCCAGCTTAGACATGGATTTCGACGATCCAAAGCTCACGAGTGCCATGATTGAGGCAACCCGCACCAACACGATGACGCCCATCATCAAGCAGGAAATCCGATCAGCGATCCAAATCAAACGCCTGAAGAAGGGGAAGGATGAACTCGTGGTTTCCCTTGAACCGAAATCGGAACGGGAAGTA CTCAGTTCCGAAGATAAGAGGAAGCGACAGCTGCGTAAGGAGAGAAATAGAGTAGCCGCCCAGAAATGTCGGATGAAAAGGAAGGCAAAGGCCGATGTTCTTGTTGAT GAGTCCAAAGATCTGGAATCAAAGAACAAACACTTGTGGAACACAATCAGTGAGCTGGAAGAAGAGAAGAACAAACTCCTTGATATGTTAAAATGCCACACTCCCTTCTGCCTCGACCCGCCCCTTATTACGGCAGATCGTAATCTCGCTAACACGTTCGCGGCCAACCCGGTGAGGAAGCCTCGTCTGGACTCCATTGGAACGTGCTCCAGTACGAGCTTCGACACCGAGGGTCCCCTTTCTCCAGACCTGGACGACTCCGAGAGTAGTGATGATACGTGTAGTCGAAATGGCAGTGTCACCACCGGCGATCAATACATACCTCAGGGTAATTTATTTGAAACAATCGACGCAGGGGATCTCGCTCTAAATTGGTAA